TGATTCTTGAAAAATGTTGGTTAACTTAATAATATGCATTTTTTTGGCGAAGAAGATTTATTTAACTTATAAAAATATTGAAGTAAGATTGGGGAGATTATGAATTTATGGAATTGAAAGTCGATGATTTTGTAAAGAATATAAAAAGACCATACTTGACTGTATTGGGAGTATTTGTAGTTGCAGTTTCATTATTTTTTGACGCGATTATGTTTTTCTACGCTAAACTATATGATAAATTGCCTATGTATTTACTGGTGTTTATGGCCTTTACAGCTGTAATTTTGATTATGATGTACATACAAGAGAAAAATGAAAATTACAAAGTTGAAAAAAGATATGTGGTTAGATATCTCACACTTAACGTTATTGTGGGATATACTTTGCCATTGCTTTTTGTATCTATTTACGTTTTTGGTGTAGTCGGTTTTGGATTTGATGTTTTCAATTATTGTCTAGGTATTATCTTGATGTTATTTATTTCTTGGTTAGGTTTATTTTTATTTTATAAAAACGAATTTGATAGTGAAAATCCTAATCCTGCAGTTAATGCCATAGCAATTATTATAAAATTATTTGCTTTTGGAGGAATATTTTATATAAGTCTAATAGTTCCTGTAACACAGCAAGAAGAGATTTTTATAGGGTTAAGTATATTCATCAATATAATTGTTGATGCTCTTCTTGTTAGGTCATATTTTAATTACGCGTTATATAAGAGTATTAAGAAAGATATCGAAAATGAAGGTAAGACAATGTAAAGGAAAGACATAAAAAATAATAGGAGTCTAACCATGATAATTTTTATTTTAATAACAATATTTGCTATTTATTATATAGCTATGATTGCTAGTTTGTTTAAAAGTGAAGGTTTTTCAATAATAGGTTTAATATTAGATGTTGTTATAATGGGGACATTGATTTTTTACTATTTTATAGGCGCTCGCTTTGTTGATCATGATTTAAGCAACTTTTTAATGTTTATGGATACTGGATCATATATTTTTATGTACTTTGCAATTAAGTGTTTATGGGTGAAACCTAAGGTAGTAAATTATTTGATTGCAAAAGAATTGGGTGAATCTAAAGAGGTCATTGAAGAGCAGGAATTAGATTTACAGACATCAAAGATAAGAGGTATCTACTTTTTCATTATTTCAGTAGTGATGTTAATTATCACTAAATTAAGAATGCAACCTGAGTTACAGGCAGATGCTATATCGATGAATCCTGTATTTATTTTTGTTGGTGTTATAATCATTTTAATTTGGCTAGTACTGGATATATATCGCAAGAAAAAATACGGTATATTCTTATTCAAGACGATAGTGCCACTAGTTGTTACGACTTGGATTATTATAGCTACAATTATACTTTCGTAAACGATTTTGATTAATGGGGAATGTAGAGAACATTTCTTTGTAATTTTATAATCGAATAACATACAAAATAAAGCGACCAATTTTGCAGTGTTACGAATTGTAAACTGCGAACTGGTCGCTTTTTATTGATGTCATGATTAATTTAATGGATGTAATTATATGATGAAACTTCTGAAGCAGAGATGGTTCTTGATGAAACGATATATTCACCAATCCAGTTCATTTCTGAAATTAGAATACTTCCATCAATATTAACTTTTTCAACGTAGGCTACATGACCAAATGGACCATTTACTGTTTGTAAAATTGATCCTCGTGTTGGGTGTCTATCTACTTTGAAGCCATTGCTTGAAGCTTGGCCTGCCCAGTTTTTAGCATCTCCCCAAAATGTACTAATCGTGTGTCCATCTTTGGCACGTTTATCAAAGACATACCATGTACATTGTCCAGCAGTATATAAGTTGTTCTTACTTGTGATAAGAGGCTGATCAATGATTTTACCGTTACCTAATGCTAAAGGTTTACCGTCAGCGGTCTTTGCTTTGTCATTAAATTCGGCGATTTGTAATTCGTCATACAATTCGTCTAAATCGATGTCTGTAATAAGCCCTTTGTTATCTTTTGAAAAAGCGTTATTTAATTCATCGTCATTGTCTTCGACATTCGGTATTGCTGGTGTCAAAGGATTGCTTGGTGACGTTTGAGGCGGTGTGTGTGAATCAATTGCGTCATTAATGTGCGTATACTGACCACTTAATGAAGAATGGTACTGATTGTTGTTAAGATCACGTTGATTTGCGTGTTGATGATTGTCGTTTGTACGTGACTGGTTTTGATGATTGTTGTTTGGCGTGTTGTTTTTGTCATATGTATAAGTATACGCGCCGGTGTCTTTATTCACTTTGAACTGTGCGTTTGGGTGTGCTTTCTTTGCTTCTTCTAATGTTTTGCTATCATTCGTATATGCTTGAGCCGAGTTAGGCGACATACTAAATAAAGTAAGAGTTGTCATCGTCAGTAAAATTGTTTTCTTCATAATAACCATTTAATCCTTTATGTATTTAATTTAATTTTAGTATACACATTTATATTACAAAAATGAATGGTTAATTAAAAATATATGGGTATATTCAATATATTTATTTTAAAAAAGCTAAAAATACTTAAAAAACTATATACATATACTAATAATTTATATATTATTTGAGTAAGGAGCACTTTTTCAAAAAATAGTGTCCCTAAAAAGTTTTGATAAACTTAAAATATTCAGGAGGTTTCTAGTTATGGCAATGATTAAGATGAGTCCAGAGGAAATCAGAGCAAAATCGCAATCTTACGGGCAAGGTTCAGACCAAATCCGTCAAATTTTATCTGATTTAACACGTGCACAAGGTGAAATTGCAGCGAACTGGGAAGGTCAAGCTTTCAGCCGTTTCGAAGAGCAATTCCAACAACTTAGTCCTAAAGTAGAAAAATTTGCACAATTATTAGAAGAAATTAAACAACAATTGAATAGCACTGCTGATGCCGTTCAAGAACAAGACCAACAACTTTCTAATAATTTCGGTTTGCAATAAGCATTCTGAAATTGGCAAAGTCACATTTTCTAATGTGGCTTTGCTTATCATTTTTTTAAGAAAACAACTGAAAGGAAATAAGCATGAAAAAGAAAAATTGGATTTATGCATTAATTGTCACTTTAATTATTATAATTGCCATAGTTAGTATGATATTTTTTGTTCAAACAAAATATGGAGATCAATCAGAAAAAGGATCCCAAAGTGTAAGTAATAAAAATAATAAAATACATATCGCAATTGTTAACGAGGATCAACCAACGACATATAACGGTAAAAAAGTTGAGCTGGGTCAAGCATTTATTAAAAGGTTAGCAAATGAGAAAAACTATAAATTTGAAACAGTAACAAGAAACGTTGCTGAGTCTGGTTTGAAAAATGGTGGATACCAAGTCATGATTGTTATCCCAGAAAACTTTTCAAAATTGGCAATGCAATTAGACGCTAAAACACCATCGAAAATATCGCTACAGTATAAAACAGCTGTAGGACAAAAAGAAGAAGTAGCTAAAAACACAGAAAAAGTTGTAAGTAATGTACTTAACGACTTTAACAAAAACTTAGTCGAAATTTATTTAACAAGCATCATTGATAATTTACATAATGCACAAAAAAATGTTGGCGCTATTATGACGCGTGAACATGGTGTGAATAGTAAATTCTCGAATTACTTATTAAATCCAATTAACGACTTCCCGGAATTATTTACAGATACGCTTGTAAATTCAATTTCTGCAAACAAAGACATTACAAAATGGTTCCAAACATACAATAAATCATTATTGAGTGCGAATTCAGATACGTTCAGAGTGAACACAGATTATAATGTTTCGACTTTAATTGAAAAACAAAATTCATTATTTGACGAGCACAATACAGCGATGGATAAAATGTTACAAGATTATAAATCGCAAAAAGATAGCGTGGAACTTGATAACTATATCAATGCATTAAAACAGATGGACAGCCAAATTGATCAACAATCAAGTATGCAAGATACAGGTAAAGAAGAATATAAACAAACTGTTAAAGAAAACTTAGATAAATTAAGAGAAATCATTCAATCACAAGAGTCACCATTTTCAAAAGGTATGATTGAAGACTATCGTAAGCAATTAACAGAATCACTGCAAGATGAGCTTGCAAATAACAAAGACTTACAAGATGCGCTAAATAGCATTAAAATGAACAATGCTCAATTCGCTGAAAACTTAGAGAAACAACTTCATGATGATATTGTCAAAGAACCTGATACAGATACAACATTTATCTATAACATGTCTAAACAAGACTTTATAGCTGCAGGTTTAAATGAGGATGAAGCTAATAAATACGAAGCAATTGTCAAAGAAGCAAAACGTTATAAAAATGAATATAATTTGAAAAAACCGTTAGCAGAACACATTAATTTAACAGATTACGATAACCAAGTTGCGCAAGACACAAGTAGTTTGATTAATGATGGTGTCAAAGTGCAACGTACTGAAACGATTAAAAGTAATGATATTAATCAATTAACTGTTGCAACAGATCCTCATTTTAATTTTGAAGGCGACATTAAAATTAATGGTAAAAAATATGACATTAAGGATCAAAGTGTTCAACTCGATACATCTAACAAGGAATATAAAGTTGAAGTCAATGGCGTTGCTAAATTGAAAAAGGATGCTGAGAAAGATTTCTTAAAAGATAAAACAATGCATTTACAATTGTTATTTGGACAAGCAAATCGTCAAGATGAACCAAATGATAAGAAAGCAACGAGTGTTGTGGATGTAACATTGAATCATAACCTTGATGGTCGCTTATCGAAAGATGCATTAAGCCAGCAATTGAGTGCATTATCTAGGTTTGATGCGCATTATAAAATGTACACAGATACAAAAGGCAGAGAAGATAAACCATTCGACAACAAACGTTTAATTGATATGATGGTTGACCAAGTTATCAATGACATGGAAAGTTTCAAAGACGATAAAGTAGCTGTGTTACATCAAATTGATTCAATGGAAGAAAACTCAGACAAACTGATTGATGACATTTTAAATAACAAAAAGAATACAACAAAAAATAAAGAAGATATTTCCAAGCTGATTGATCAGTTAGAAAACGTTAAAAAGACTTTTGCTGAAGAGCCACAAGAACCAAAAATTGATAAAGGCAAAAATGATGAATTTAATACGATGTCTTCAAATTTAGATAAAGAAATTAGTAGAATTTCTGAAAAGAGTACGCAATTGCTATCAGATACACAAGAATCAAAATCAATTGCAGATTCTGTTAGTGGCCAATTAAATCAAGTCGACAATAATGTGAATAAGCTACATGCGACAGGTCGAGCATTAGGCGTAAGAGCTAACGATTTGAATCGTCAAATGGCTAAAAACGATAAAGATAATGAGTTGTTCGCTAAAGAATTTAAAAAAGTATTACAAAATTCTAAAGATGGCGACAGACAAAACCAAGCATTAAAAGCATTTATGAGTAATCCGGTTCAAAAGAAAAACTTAGAAAATGTTTTAGCTAATAATGGTAATACAGACGTGATTTCACCGACATTATTCGTATTATTGATGTATTTACTATCAATGATTACAGCATATATTTTCTATAGTTATGAACGTGCCAAAGGACAAATGAATTTCATTAAAGATGATTATAGTAGTAAAAACCATCTTTGGAATAATGTCATTACGTCAGGTGTTATTGGTACAACTGGTTTGGTAGAAGGGTTAATTGTCGGTTTAATTGCAATGAATAAGTTCCATGTATTAGCTGGCTATAGAGCGAAATTCATCTTAATGGTGATTTTAACTATGATGGTCTTCGTACTTATTAATACGTATTTACTAAGACAGGTAAAATCTATCGGTATGTTCTTAATGATTGCTGCATTGGGTCTATACTTTGTAGCTATGAATAATTTGAAAGCAGCTGGACAAGGTGTGACTAATAAAATTTCACCATTGTCTTATATCGATAACATGTTCTTCAATTATTTAAATGCAGAGCATCCTATAGGCTTGGTGCTAGTAATATTAACAGTACTTGTGATTATTGGCTTTGTACTGAACATGTTTATAAAACACTTTAAGAAAGAGAGATTAATCTAATGTTGATGAATAGCGTGATTGCTTTAACTTTTTTAACAGCATCTAGCAATAATGGCGGACTTAATATTGATGTGCAACAAGAAGAGGAAAAGCGAATCAATAATGATTTAAATCAATATGATACAACGCTATTTAATAAAGACAGCAAAGCGGTTAATGATGCGATTGCTAAGCAGAAAAAAGAACGACAACAACAAATAAAAAATGATATGTTTCAAAATCAAGCGAGTCACTCGACTCGCTTGAATGAAACTAAAAAAGTGTTATTTTCCAAATCTAACTTAGAAAAGACTTCGGAGAGTGATAAAAGCCCCTATATTCAAAACAAGCAGGAGAAAAAAATATTCCCGTACATTTTGATGTCTGTAGGGGCTTTTTTGACTTTAGGATTTGTCATTTTTTCAATTCATAAAGGGAGACGAACGAAAAATGAATCAGCACGTAAAAGTAACATTTGATTTTACTAATTATAATTACGGCACATATGACTTAGCAGTACCAGCATATTTACCGATAAAAAACTTAATAGCTTTAGTATTGGATAGTTTGGACATTTCAATATTTGATGTCAATACACAAATTAAAGTGATGACGAAAGGTCAATTACTTGTTGAAAATGATCGACTCATTGATTATCAAATCGCTGATGGAGATATTTTGAAGTTACTATAGGAGGAAAAATAGATGGTTAAAAATCATAACCCTAAAAATGAAATGCAAGATATGTTAACGCCTTTAGATGCTGAAGAAGCAGCTAAAACAAAATTACGCTTAGATATGAGAGAGATTCCTAAGTCTTCAATTAAACCAGAACATTTTCATTTAATGTACTTATTAGAACAACATTCTCCATATTTTATAGATGCTGAATTAACTGAACTACGTGACAGTTTCCAAATACATTATGACATTAATGACAATCATACACCTTTTGATAATATTAAATCATTTACTAAAAATGAAAAATTACGTTACTTACTCAATATCAAAAATTTAGAAGAAGTAAATCGTACACGCTACACATTTGTGTTGGCACCAGATGAATTATTTTTCACAAGAGATGGATTACCCATTGCTAAAACAAGAGGGTTACAAAATGTTGTTGATCCATTACCTGTGTCAGAAGCTGAATTTTTAACAAGATATAAAGCGCTGGTTATCTGTGCATTCAATGAGAAACAATCATTTGATGCTTTAGTTGAAGGAAACTTAGAACTACATAAAGGAACGCCATTTGAAACTAAAGTTATTGAAGCGGCAACGTTAGATTTACTAACGGCATTTTTAGATGAACAGTATCAGAAACAAGAACAAGATTATAGTCAAAATTATGCATATGTACGCAAAGTAGGACATACCGTTTTCAAATGGGTTGCTATCGGTATGACAACGTTAAGTGTTTTATTAATTGCATTCTTAGCCTTTTTATATTTTTCAGTAATGAAGCATAATGAGCGCATTGAAAAAGGATACCA
The genomic region above belongs to Staphylococcus aureus and contains:
- the essA gene encoding type VII secretion protein EssA; its protein translation is MLMNSVIALTFLTASSNNGGLNIDVQQEEEKRINNDLNQYDTTLFNKDSKAVNDAIAKQKKERQQQIKNDMFQNQASHSTRLNETKKVLFSKSNLEKTSESDKSPYIQNKQEKKIFPYILMSVGAFLTLGFVIFSIHKGRRTKNESARKSNI
- a CDS encoding DUF5080 family protein, whose protein sequence is MIIFILITIFAIYYIAMIASLFKSEGFSIIGLILDVVIMGTLIFYYFIGARFVDHDLSNFLMFMDTGSYIFMYFAIKCLWVKPKVVNYLIAKELGESKEVIEEQELDLQTSKIRGIYFFIISVVMLIITKLRMQPELQADAISMNPVFIFVGVIIILIWLVLDIYRKKKYGIFLFKTIVPLVVTTWIIIATIILS
- the esaA gene encoding type VII secretion protein EsaA, with translation MKKKNWIYALIVTLIIIIAIVSMIFFVQTKYGDQSEKGSQSVSNKNNKIHIAIVNEDQPTTYNGKKVELGQAFIKRLANEKNYKFETVTRNVAESGLKNGGYQVMIVIPENFSKLAMQLDAKTPSKISLQYKTAVGQKEEVAKNTEKVVSNVLNDFNKNLVEIYLTSIIDNLHNAQKNVGAIMTREHGVNSKFSNYLLNPINDFPELFTDTLVNSISANKDITKWFQTYNKSLLSANSDTFRVNTDYNVSTLIEKQNSLFDEHNTAMDKMLQDYKSQKDSVELDNYINALKQMDSQIDQQSSMQDTGKEEYKQTVKENLDKLREIIQSQESPFSKGMIEDYRKQLTESLQDELANNKDLQDALNSIKMNNAQFAENLEKQLHDDIVKEPDTDTTFIYNMSKQDFIAAGLNEDEANKYEAIVKEAKRYKNEYNLKKPLAEHINLTDYDNQVAQDTSSLINDGVKVQRTETIKSNDINQLTVATDPHFNFEGDIKINGKKYDIKDQSVQLDTSNKEYKVEVNGVAKLKKDAEKDFLKDKTMHLQLLFGQANRQDEPNDKKATSVVDVTLNHNLDGRLSKDALSQQLSALSRFDAHYKMYTDTKGREDKPFDNKRLIDMMVDQVINDMESFKDDKVAVLHQIDSMEENSDKLIDDILNNKKNTTKNKEDISKLIDQLENVKKTFAEEPQEPKIDKGKNDEFNTMSSNLDKEISRISEKSTQLLSDTQESKSIADSVSGQLNQVDNNVNKLHATGRALGVRANDLNRQMAKNDKDNELFAKEFKKVLQNSKDGDRQNQALKAFMSNPVQKKNLENVLANNGNTDVISPTLFVLLMYLLSMITAYIFYSYERAKGQMNFIKDDYSSKNHLWNNVITSGVIGTTGLVEGLIVGLIAMNKFHVLAGYRAKFILMVILTMMVFVLINTYLLRQVKSIGMFLMIAALGLYFVAMNNLKAAGQGVTNKISPLSYIDNMFFNYLNAEHPIGLVLVILTVLVIIGFVLNMFIKHFKKERLI
- the essB gene encoding type VII secretion protein EssB codes for the protein MVKNHNPKNEMQDMLTPLDAEEAAKTKLRLDMREIPKSSIKPEHFHLMYLLEQHSPYFIDAELTELRDSFQIHYDINDNHTPFDNIKSFTKNEKLRYLLNIKNLEEVNRTRYTFVLAPDELFFTRDGLPIAKTRGLQNVVDPLPVSEAEFLTRYKALVICAFNEKQSFDALVEGNLELHKGTPFETKVIEAATLDLLTAFLDEQYQKQEQDYSQNYAYVRKVGHTVFKWVAIGMTTLSVLLIAFLAFLYFSVMKHNERIEKGYQAFVKDDYTQVLNTYDDLDGKKLDKEALYIYAKSYIQTNKQGLEKDKKENLLNNVTPNSNKDYLLYWMELGQGHLDEAINIATYLDDNDITKLALINKLNEIKNNGDLSNDKRSEETKKYNDKLQDILDKEKQVKDEKAKSEEEKAKAKDEKLKQQEENEKKQKEQAQKDKEKRQEAERKK
- a CDS encoding CHAP domain-containing protein, producing the protein MKKTILLTMTTLTLFSMSPNSAQAYTNDSKTLEEAKKAHPNAQFKVNKDTGAYTYTYDKNNTPNNNHQNQSRTNDNHQHANQRDLNNNQYHSSLSGQYTHINDAIDSHTPPQTSPSNPLTPAIPNVEDNDDELNNAFSKDNKGLITDIDLDELYDELQIAEFNDKAKTADGKPLALGNGKIIDQPLITSKNNLYTAGQCTWYVFDKRAKDGHTISTFWGDAKNWAGQASSNGFKVDRHPTRGSILQTVNGPFGHVAYVEKVNIDGSILISEMNWIGEYIVSSRTISASEVSSYNYIH
- the esaB gene encoding type VII secretion protein EsaB: MNQHVKVTFDFTNYNYGTYDLAVPAYLPIKNLIALVLDSLDISIFDVNTQIKVMTKGQLLVENDRLIDYQIADGDILKLL
- a CDS encoding DUF5079 family protein, whose product is MELKVDDFVKNIKRPYLTVLGVFVVAVSLFFDAIMFFYAKLYDKLPMYLLVFMAFTAVILIMMYIQEKNENYKVEKRYVVRYLTLNVIVGYTLPLLFVSIYVFGVVGFGFDVFNYCLGIILMLFISWLGLFLFYKNEFDSENPNPAVNAIAIIIKLFAFGGIFYISLIVPVTQQEEIFIGLSIFINIIVDALLVRSYFNYALYKSIKKDIENEGKTM
- the esxA gene encoding WXG100 family type VII secretion effector EsxA — translated: MAMIKMSPEEIRAKSQSYGQGSDQIRQILSDLTRAQGEIAANWEGQAFSRFEEQFQQLSPKVEKFAQLLEEIKQQLNSTADAVQEQDQQLSNNFGLQ